CATCCCAGGATCAGGTCGTAAAAAACCCATTCCAGGCTCTTGTCGGTCAGCCACAGAAAGATCGCCATGACGACAACGAAGGCGAACACGACGCCCGTGGTCTGCACGGTTTCCTTGCGGGATGGCCAGGCCACCTTCTTGGTCTCCGTCCAGGCTTCCTGGCTGAAGACGAAAAAGCGCTGCCCCGGTTCGGTAAACCAGGCCACTGCCGCACCCGCCGCCACGCCCGCCAGAACGGACAGAATGCGCAGGATCAGCGCCGCCTCGCCCAGCAGGTAGAATCCCGCCACGCCTGCGGCCACCAGCAACAGCGACAGCGCGAACTTGATTTTGTCGGCCATTAATCTCGCCTTAAGTTCTGTTGGCAGGGGCAGAGGGTCTCGAACCCCCAACCTTCGGTTTTGGAGACCGACGCTCTGCCAATTGAGCTATGCCCCTGCGGCAGAGACTGCGAGGCGCCGGGTTGTGGCGCCTCTCGTTC
The window above is part of the Denitratisoma sp. genome. Proteins encoded here:
- the secE gene encoding preprotein translocase subunit SecE, producing the protein MADKIKFALSLLLVAAGVAGFYLLGEAALILRILSVLAGVAAGAAVAWFTEPGQRFFVFSQEAWTETKKVAWPSRKETVQTTGVVFAFVVVMAIFLWLTDKSLEWVFYDLILGWKKS